CCATGTTTATTGTCGAGTTCGCTTTTCCGGCTCCGTCATCAAAACACTTCTGGCCGCAGCTTGGTGGCCCTTCGTGGCTCGCTTCCACTTCATCCTTTCGCCTTTCGCCTTCCGCCTTCATCCCTTATCCTTCATCCTTCCGCCTTTCATTTGGCGAACTGCCACTCGCAGGACGCGATATTGCTCGCAAACTCCATGCTACCCGCGTGGGTGCACGCCGCGAACCACCGGTATGTTCCCGCCGGGATCCCGGCAACCTCCAGTGTGACGAGAGGCAGGCCGTTGACGTTCAGGCCTATGGGGACCTCCAGGTTCGGGACTAGAGGCGCCATCGAGGCGCTCCAGTTGGGCGCAAACAAGAGCGTTTTGTCCGGCAGCTCCAGGGCGACGTAAAGGTCGAGGCGCAGGTCCATCTGAAACTCCGCGCTGCCTTGCACTGAAACTGCCCCCGCACATGGGTTCACCAGCGCCTCGAGCTCGATCCACACCGGCGGCCATGCCTCCGGCCCACCCCGCATCACATACACCCCGTTGCTATAAGTCCCGAACCAAACATCACCGGTCCTGTTATCGACTCGTATCGTCTCCATTCCCGTTAGCCCTTGCCCCACGTAGCAAGCAACTCTGACGAAACGCCAATCCTGGTAGTCATAGTAGAAGGCACCCTCTATGTAAGCGGGGTGCGCAGACCTGAACCAAATACCCTCTTCACTAGCGCATTCTATCCACACATAATAATCTGCTGACAGACCGAATGGAGATTCATCGAACATAACCCAGGTCTCGTAATCATCGCTATAAAACTTGGCCGCGGGGCTCTCGGCCGCCTCTACCCACACTCGGCCGGTCTGAGATGCGTATATGCTTCGATATCGAGTGCCACTCGGTAGCCGGACGTTGTCGTCGATCCTGTCCCAGCTCTCGCCATCCGCCGAGATACGCCAAACACCGTAGTTCGGCGGGGCCCCAGCAGGGCCGGCGGCTCCGACGAACCAGACCCTGCCGTCGGCGTCGATGGCGAACTTCTCGGGGAGAAGACCTTTCCAACACTTCCATTGCACTAAATTGAATGTTCTCCACACTTCTAGCTCCCCCACCCACCCTCCTGTCCAAAGGGCGCCATCCGGGCTGCATGTCACCGCTGAGTAAGCGCTAAGAAGCGGATAGTCAAGACAATAGAACCGTCCGGCATGCAGATCCAGATAGCAAATGCCAGACATATAGCAGATCCAGGGGCGGCCCGTGTTATCGAGGGCCATGTCCTGCACCCTGCCAGCGGGATACGTTTCCCAGGAACACTCATCGAAGCGGCAGACCCCGGAGTTATATGTGGCAAACCACTTGACCCCTGACTCCCCAATGCGGATAAACGAAACGCGGTTATCAGCCAGACCGTCCTCTTCCGTGTAGTGCTCAAGGTAGCCCGCAGTCGCAAAACTAGAGACCATTAGTGCCGTCACCGCAAACAAAATGGCAGTATATGTCCTCAGCATCAAAACTCCTTTCTCATTTCGGACTGTGCGGCCAAATCTCTACTGACTTTCTCCGTTTGAAGTGTTTAGGAGCAGCAAAATGGACTGCGCCGATGACAGCTACGGGTTTCTTGCCGTCCTTTCAGCACGCAACCGGAACGAATAGAGCACGAGCACGGGAGGTTTGGGCCTGCGAGGTTGGACGCGCAAGGCGCCTCGCAGGCCGACTCAAATCGTCTTGTCTGTGTAACCTATTATAAGCAACTCCTAGACATTGGCCAGTATCGCCGGATGGAGGCTTAACAGGTCATATCCGTTAATCATATTCGCACAACTAATACACATACTACTCATGTTCTCCGTCATGTCAAGCGCCTTTCGCCTGAAGGCCAGTGCTATTCCCCCGAAAGCAGGCCGCGGAAGACGGGGCCGCATGCCGCACGGAATTGCGCACGCCGCCGCCGGCGACGGAGAGCCTCCGCTCCCATGGCCTGGGCCGAGCTGCGCTTCGGCCGGCACTTGAGGCGAGCTCCGTTTCGGTGCGAGCCAACCGGTTCGTTCGCCAGTAAGAGAAGCTATGGGTGCCCAGCCACTGGGTCGCCGCATACGCGTCGCTTCGGGCGGAGAGCCTCCGCACGCCTGAAACGAGGCTAGCTCGGAACGTGCGAGCCGACCCCTGCGGCAGCCGGCAAAAGTAGCTATCCGAGTGCCGTGGGCACCGTGGCCGTAGGCTACGCCGTTTGGTCTCGGGCGATGCGTGTCTTGAGTCGCGATAGGACCTGCCTAATCTCATCAGTCGATATGATCCCGAGCGTGATCAGGGCAAGGGAATAAAGGCCGAACGCGGCCGCTATAACGAGCGCAACCCAGTGCCCGAGGAATGCAAATGAACGGACGATAAGGAAGACAACGAGGGCTAGCGAGGTGATCTTTGCGGTCTCGGAGAACGAGGCGAGATTGCCGAAGATTCGCGTCGAGACGAGAGCGGCGCCGGTTGCGCTTATGAGGAAGCCAATGATCTCGGTAGCGGCTGCGCCTTCGATGCCGAAGGTTGGGATGAGTGTATTGCCGACGAGGATAGTCACGATGGCGGCAGTGGCGAGTATGCAGGTTATGGTTTTTACCTTGCCCAGGGCGACCATGGCGGATATGAGCAAGGATTGCAGTGCGAGCAAGATGAGGCTGAGGACCAGGATCGGAAGGACAGCTGCGCCTCTTGCGTACTGCTGGCCGAAGGCGATGCGGATGGCGTAATCGGGAAGGGCGGCGAGGATGGCTGAGATTGGTAGGAGCCCGATCATGACGTATTTGAGGGATTTTCGGAGGTGCTCGGCCGCTATCGAGCGGTCTGGAGTGCTCGAGAGGCCTGAGATGGCGGGCCAAAGCGCAATCACGGCGCCGCTGAAGATGAGTGCTGGCACCGATGCGAGCTGACTGGCGACGGAGTAGTAGGCGACGGTCTGGTTATCGAAGACGATTCGTTTCAGGTTCCAGAGGTTGACGTATCGCTGGACCATGGCGACGCCGGAAGCAATGAAGATGCCACTGGTGGTATAGAAGTAGCTGAGTAGCGTTATCGTGCTCGGTCCCTTGGCAGAGGGCATCTTACGGCGAAAGGCCAGCATCAAGATAATACAGGCGATCGCGAAGCCAAAGATGAGCCCATAGACCTTCATGCCGATAAGGACAAGTAGAACTGTCAGTGCAAGTTTGACCACTTGAAACAGTATCCCCATGAGCATGTCGGAGCGGAAGTCTTTTAGGCCGATGAGCGTGGCGTGGAGGAGCGCGTAGCCGGCGATGGGGAGGACGGCGATTGCG
This genomic interval from bacterium contains the following:
- a CDS encoding oligosaccharide flippase family protein: MTERIVENSARMTLLQVCTIVVNAALYFILARLLTSADYGIASCTVIPLLMVIRTGAFGALVLGTSKIIAANPDTVSSCISVSRKAYVIVGTAGAALFLLCGGAISHILRDPSLTPYFRLTAIAVLPIAGYALLHATLIGLKDFRSDMLMGILFQVVKLALTVLLVLIGMKVYGLIFGFAIACIILMLAFRRKMPSAKGPSTITLLSYFYTTSGIFIASGVAMVQRYVNLWNLKRIVFDNQTVAYYSVASQLASVPALIFSGAVIALWPAISGLSSTPDRSIAAEHLRKSLKYVMIGLLPISAILAALPDYAIRIAFGQQYARGAAVLPILVLSLILLALQSLLISAMVALGKVKTITCILATAAIVTILVGNTLIPTFGIEGAAATEIIGFLISATGAALVSTRIFGNLASFSETAKITSLALVVFLIVRSFAFLGHWVALVIAAAFGLYSLALITLGIISTDEIRQVLSRLKTRIARDQTA